In Spinacia oleracea cultivar Varoflay chromosome 5, BTI_SOV_V1, whole genome shotgun sequence, a single window of DNA contains:
- the LOC110798243 gene encoding serine/threonine-protein kinase-like protein CCR1, translating to MFQPHTHPKSHSAMLSLSSLFLLFLLSLPISAYAFGSMGPISAAFGGGDAFFCAIDASGKQGIICWGMSPEKTSENFTTIPSMAALSGGEGFMCGILANTSQAYCWDSHGTGNELVPPFYRYNNYSSIASGKNHVCAIRGNYYSDSSNSGSVDCWEIINGSNSNTFTSKQSALFYDQSISSLVFEKIVSGDGFSCGIVKDDEELICWGPSSTNLGISKISDNFLGLSSSRSSVCGVVKPSGEVKCWGKNDSYPDPPSGVRFVALTGGSRHFCGIRADTHAVDCWGGFNSSSIPKGSGFFAIATSDVAACGIREEDLVLDCWFVNESSAPTQYNPPLQLCSPGLCSPRSCDVGEFTFNASALNEPELTNVCIRRDLHLCSSCGTNCSSGYFLSSPCTGNADRVCTECSLCQNSSCWGVCGLAEVELKRRHQRQMQKIVLILGPSIAGFLLILIGWCLFPYLYFFKAKDGPTKQFRSCIGKKDPESDANGDANPPMAVACCPDEAQIFRLSELKDATNGFKEFNELGRGSYGFVYKALLTDGRQVAVKRANAATIIHTNIREFENELEILCKMRHCNIVNLLGYCTEMGERLLVYEYMTHGTLHDHLHDGLSPLSWTIRLRIAMQAAKGLEYLHMEANPPVVHRDVKTYNILLDSDWGARISDFGCLNFNERDLDEDMKNDVYNFGVVLLEILSGRKAYDVDYSPPNIVEWAVPLIRRGKAAALIDRYVALPRNVEPLLKLADIAESAVRESSSDRPTMSAIANSLEQIVKEGLIL from the coding sequence ATGTTCCAACCCCACACACATCCAAAATCCCACTCAGCaatgctttctctctcctcccttttcCTCCTCTTCCTTCTCTCTCTACCCATTTCTGCATATGCCTTTGGATCCATGGGCCCCATCTCTGCCGCCTTTGGCGGCGGAGACGCCTTTTTCTGCGCCATCGACGCCAGCGGCAAACAAGGTATTATTTGCTGGGGTATGTCACCGGAGAAGACGTCGGAGAATTTCACAACCATCCCTTCCATGGCTGCCCTCTCTGGTGGCGAAGGTTTTATGTGTGGTATTCTAGCAAACACTTCGCAGGCATACTGCTGGGATTCCCATGGTACAGGTAACGAACTGGTACCGCCTTTTTATAGGTATAATAATTATTCCTCTATTGCTTCTGGAAAGAATCATGTTTGTGCTATACGAGGGAATTACTATTCTGATAGTAGTAATTCTGGTTCTGTTGATTGCTGGGAAATTATTAATGGATCAAATTCAAACACATTTACTTCGAAACAGAGTGCTCTGTTTTATGATCAATCTATTAGCAGTCTAGTCTTTGAGAAGATTGTTTCAGGAGATGGGTTTAGTTGTGGTATTGTTAAAGATGATGAAGAGCTTATTTGTTGGGGTCCAAGTTCAACCAATTTAGGAATTTCCAAGATTTCAGATAATTTTCTTGGTTTATCTTCTAGCAGAAGTAGTGTCTGTGGGGTTGTCAAACCTTCTGGTGAAGTCAAATGCTGGGGTAAGAATGATTCATACCCTGATCCCCCATCCGGGGTACGATTCGTTGCTTTGACCGGTGGGTCTCGCCATTTTTGTGGTATTCGAGCAGATACTCATGCTGTTGATTGTTGGGGAGGGTTCAACTCTTCATCAATACCAAAGGGTTCTGGATTTTTTGCAATAGCTACATCAGATGTTGCAGCATGTGGCATAAGAGAAGAAGATTTGGTGCTTGATTGCTGGTTTGTGAATGAGAGTAGTGCACCTACGCAGTATAATCCGCCTTTGCAGCTTTGTAGTCCTGGGTTATGTAGTCCAAGGTCTTGTGATGTAGGAGAGTTCACCTTCAACGCGAGTGCTCTCAATGAGCCTGAGTTGACTAATGTATGCATACGAAGAGATTTGCATTTGTGTTCATCTTGTGGGACTAATTGCTCATCGGGTTACTTTTTATCAAGTCCGTGCACGGGTAATGCAGATAGAGTATGTACTGAGTGTTCTCTTTGTCAAAATAGCTCGTGTTGGGGTGTATGTGGACTTGCAGAAGTGGAATTGAAGCGAAGACATCAACGTCAAATGCAAAAGATAGTTCTGATATTGGGACCATCTATTGCTGGTTTTCTACTGATATTGATTGGTTGGTGTCTTTTCCCTTATTTGTACTTCTTCAAAGCGAAAGATGGACCTACCAAACAGTTTAGATCATGTATTGGGAAAAAGGATCCAGAGTCTGATGCTAATGGTGATGCCAATCCGCCAATGGCAGTTGCATGTTGTCCAGATGAAGCACAGATATTCCGACTGTCAGAGCTGAAAGATGCCACAAATGGTTTCAAGGAGTTCAATGAGCTAGGAAGAGGAAGTTATGGATTTGTGTACAAGGCCTTACTAACAGATGGGAGGCAAGTTGCAGTTAAAAGAGCAAATGCAGCGACTATAATTCACACGAATATCAGGGAATTTGAAAACGAGTTGGAGATCCTTTGCAAAATGAGGCATTGCAACATAGTAAACTTGTTGGGTTATTGTACAGAGATGGGGGAAAGGCTGCTTGTTTATGAATACATGACTCATGGAACATTACATGATCATCTTCATGATGGTCTATCTCCACTTAGTTGGACTATTCGGTTGAGGATTGCAATGCAAGCTGCAAAAGGACTTGAGTACCTTCACATGGAAGCTAATCCTCCTGTTGTTCATCGTGATGTAAAGACATATAACATTCTTTTAGATTCAGATTGGGGAGCCAGGATTTCAGATTTCGGATGTTTAAATTTTAATGAGAGAGATTTAGATGAAGATATGAAAAACGATGTGTACAATTTTGGAGTTGTTCTGCTAGAGATACTAAGTGGAAGAAAAGCATACGATGTGGATTACTCGCCTCCAAATATAGTTGAGTGGGCAGTTCCTCTGATAAGGAGAGGGAAGGCAGCTGCTCTTATTGATAGATATGTGGCTCTTCCAAGAAACGTGGAACCATTGCTTAAACTAGCTGATATAGCAGAGTCTGCAGTTCGAGAAAGTTCAAGTGATCGGCCAACAATGTCAGCAATAGCTAATTCGCTGGAACAGATTGTAAAGGAAGGATTAATATTGTAG